The sequence below is a genomic window from Nitrospinota bacterium.
GCATATACGGTTCGGCATACGCGGTGCGGGTGCCCGGCTGGATGATGGTCTTGTAACCGAACATCACGTCGGCGCTGGTGAAGGGGGCGCCGTCGTGCCACTTAACCCCTTTGCGCAGGTGGAAGACGATGGTTTTGCCGCTGTCCTTTATTTCCCAGCTCTCCGCCAAGTCCCCCTCGATTTCCCATTTGGGATTGTACTGCACCAGTCCGTTATAGATGAGGCCGGAGATGGACATGGAAGCGGCGTCCGCCGAAAGCATAGGGATGAGGTTGCTGGCATCGCCGATGGAGGCTTCCACCAGCATATCGCCCCGGACGGGGGTTTCTTTCGGTGCTTTGGAAGCGGCCGTCGGAACCGGCCCGCTATTAACCTTTGGAGAGTCGCATGCCGTCATGAACAGCAAAACGGCGGTGCAGAGCGCTCTCCTCATGGTATTGGGCTATTTTCCCTTGGTTTCTCCGGCGGTGGACGGCTGGGGTGCGGCGGCTTCTTTGGTCTGCATCTCTTTCACGGCCTGAAAAGGATCGATATTGCCGCTGGTGGCGGGAGCGGGTGCGGCGGGGGCCGCCGGATTTGCCTTGTCCACCTTGGGATCTGCCGGTATCCCGTCCACGACGGTGCGGTGACCGGCGCCGGCTGAAAGCACCGAAAGGGTGAGCGAGGTAACCATGAAGAGGATCGCCGAGACGGTGGTGAACTTCCCCAGGAAGCTTTGCGGGCCGCGCGCGCCGAAGACGCTTTGCGAACTGCCGCCGAAACCGGCGCCAAGGCCGGCCCCTTTGCCGGACTGGAGCAACACCACGAGGATAAGAACCAGCGCCACGAATACGTGGACGATTATAAGAAGCGTGTTAAACATTCTAACGGTATCTCCCTGCAACAAACCATGTATTCATACCCGGCCAACATGCGGCGACAGCGGCGCATTGCGTCCAAAAAACCTTATTTTCCGGCTTTGGCCGAAAGGCGGATAATAGCACTGAAATCATCCGCAATCAAGCTGGCGCCCCCCACCAGCGCGCCGTCGATATCGGGAAGGGCCATCAGCTCGGCGGCGTTGGAACTTTTCACCGAGCCGCCGTAGAGGATGCGGACGATTTGGGCGGTGCCGGCGCCATATTTCTTGTCCAGCCAACCGCGGATGAAGGCGTGTACGTCCTGGGCCTGCTGGCCGGTGGCGGTCTTGCCGGTGCCGATGGCCCATACCGGCTCGTAGGCGATGGTGATCTTTTCGAAAGAGGCCGCGGCGATGCCCGCGAAGCCGCCTTCAAGCTGTTTGCCTATCACGGCGGTGGTTTGATCCGTTTCGCGCTCCCGCAGGGTTTCCCCTACGCAGACTATCGGTTTGAGGCCGGCTTTGAGTGCGGCGTTTATCCTGCGGTTGACTGTTTCATCGGTCTCTCCAAAATACTGACGGCGCTCGGAGTGGCCGATGATGACCCATTTGCAGCCGGCGTCCAGCAACATGGCGGGGGAGACTTCGCCGGTAAAGGCCCCTTTTTCTTCCCAGAACACATTTTGGGCGGCCAGTTCAATGCCGGAGTGGCCGGATACCCGGTGCGCCGCGTGCAAGCTGGTGAAAGGGGGCGCCACCACCACGTCCGCTTCCATCTCAGCGGCGCGCAAGTCGATCAGTTTTTTGATCAGCGCTTCGGTTTCATAGGCGTTGTTGAATAACTTCCAATTACCGGCGATCAGTTTTTTTCTCATGGGTTAATTATATAGGAGGACGGGGGGAACGGGAAAAATTTAAGGGCGGCCGGTTTACAGGCAGGCGGTGGCGGTGGTGGCGATCATGGGCCAGGTCGCCACCGTGTTGGTTGCGGTATGGATGACCGTGCAGGATGGCGCGGTGCCGCCGATGGTGTAGCCGTTCGGTAACGCGCCCCCCTCCAGCAGGGCGGCCGCGCCGGCGCAGGTGGTGATGGCCGGCAAGGCTCCCGCGTTTTTCACCTTGCAGGCGGCAGCGTTCATCGAGCTGGCGGAGGAAAGGGAGGCGGCAATGGCTTGGGCGGCGGCGGTTTGGGCGTTTCCCGAAAGATCCATAAAACGCGGCACCGCCGCGGCGGCCAAGATGCCCAGGATAACGATTACCATGATCAGCTCAATCAGGGTGAAGCCGCCGCTGGAGAGCGTTTTTTTCATAAACTCCCTAACAATCCGAAGCACCGGGGGATAAATATCCCGCCGCCCAATATCCGTATTTGCCGTCAAAACAGCGCGATTTAGTATAGCACGATGGATGTTGATAATGCTCCCCCCCTCCCGCATACTGTGGCAATGAAAAAAACGCGCACATGGGGGAATAAACCCAAGCTGGGCCAGCATTTTCTGGCCGACCGCTCCATCTGCCAGAAAATCGTGGAAGCGGCGGAGATACGCCCCGGCGATCATGTGGTTGAAATCGGCCCCGGCATGGGGGCGCTCACCGGCCTGCTGGCATCCGCCACGCCGCGCCTGACCCTGGTGGAGCCGGATCACGAACTGACGCTTGACCTCATGCTCAACCACGGCGGCGCCACATTGCTAAAGGAAAAAGCCGAAGACGTCGATTTCAGCGCGATGGACGGGCCGCTCATCGTGGTGAGCAACCTCCCGTATTACGCCTCCGTCTTTATCTATAAGCACCTCATCGCGCACAAGCGGAATATCGCCCGGATGGTGTTGATGTTTCAAAAAGAAGTGGCCCGCCGCATCGCATCCGCCCCGGGAAGCCGCAGTTACGGGTCTCTCTCGGTGCTGAGCGGTTACCATTGGGCAATTGAAGAACTGTTTGTCGTAAAGCCGGGGGCGTTCCGTCCCCCGCCAAAGGTCGATTCCGCGGTTCTCCGCTTTACGCCGCTGAAAACGCCGCCGGTGGCGGTGGACGAAACGGCCCTCTTTGCGCTGGTGAAAGCCGCGTTCTCGCAAAAGCGCCGCATCTTGCGCAACAACCTGAAAGGGCTTTACACCGCCGCGTCGCTGGAACAAGCGATGGCGGCGGCAAATCTTGGCTCCAACGCGCGCGCCGAGGAAATCCCGCTGGCCGCCTTCGCCGTCCTGGCGGGACATCTGCAAAAATTCTAGCGAAGAAGTGTGCGTATCTCCAGCTTCCCGTCGATCATTCGGGGCAGGTAGAGCGTTCCTTTGCCGGGAATATAAAGGAAATCCGCCGGACCGCCGTAAACGCCGGGGAGGACTTCAAACGTTCCCTTCTTCGTGTCCACGCGGAGCAATACCCCTTTGCCCGGCTCGAACGCCCCCCAGTCCGAAACGAGAAAAATCCCGTGTCCCATCGGCTGGAGGCCGTCGTAAAAACCGGGGCGGTCGATGATTGTGCGGTACGAAGCGGTTTTGCCCGAAAGGTCGGCCACTCCCACTTCGCCGGCGGCTTTGCCGTCCTTGCTGGCGAAGCCAGCGATGTAGAGATGCTTCTCCTTCGCGCCGTACCAGAGACCGTTGGGGGCGGGAACGGTCAAGCCGATATCGCGGTAGCTCCTCGCTTTCACGTCCACCTCGAATATTTTATTGATGTCGGTGGCGGAGACGAAAAGCTTGCCGCCGTCCTTCACGGCGATATCGTTGAGGAACGCGGTTTTTTCGGCGGTGAAATCGAGGTCGAACGCCTTCTCGCCGCTTTGCAGGTTAAAGCCGCGCAGGTGATCAATATCGGCGACATAGAGCACATTTCCCAGCACGGCAAGCCCCTTGGGGCCGTCAAGGCCGGTTATGAAATCCTTCTTTACGATGTTGCCAGCGAGATCCAATTTCGAGATATAGCCGTCGCCGTCTTTCGCGCTCGGCTCCAGCTTCACGCCGAGGTTGGAGATATAGAGGTATTTGCCCACGCGCGCTACGCTTTCGGGCGAATTGAACCCCTCGATGATTTTATCTTTGGCGAATGCCGGGGCGGCAAGAGCGAGCAACACGGCGGCGCAAACGCATACGGCTATGGGGAATATCGGTTTCTTCATGCAGACCTCCAGATTGAATAGGGAAAACCTCTCTAATCCGTCTGGTAATGATTATATACCAACCGTGTGGCGGCGGGAGCGGGACGAAAAAAAGGCGGGAGCCGCGGCGTTTTGCCGCGGGCATCCCGCCCAAAGGCCTAAAGATCAGCGGCTGGCGTAGGAGCGGTTCCCCTGCGGCCGCGAGGGGCGGAACGGGCGTCCCCCCTGGTTGTTAAAGCGGCGCGGGCCGCCGCCGGAGCGGCCGGCCGGGCCATGCGCCAAGTGTGCCGCGTGGAACGGATGTTCCGCGTCGACCGGGATGGATGCCTTGATGATCCGCTCGATGGCGCGCAGGATGGAGCGTTCCTCCCCGTCGCACATCGAGATGGCGATACCTGCGGCCCCGGCGCGGGCGGTGCGCCCGATGCGGTGTACGTAGGCTTCCGGCTCCATCGGCATTTCGAAGTTGATGACGTGCGTCACACCCTTGATGTCGATGCCGCGCGAAGCGATATCGGTGGCCACCAAAACGCGGGCGCGGCCGGCGCTGAAGTTCTTCAGCGCGAGCATGCGTGCTCCCTGCGATTTGTTGCCGTGGATCGCTTCGGCGATAACGTTGTTCTTGTTCAGCTTTTCCGCAACGCGGTTGGCTTTGTGCTTGGTACGGGTGAAGATCAGCGCGCGGCTGATGCTTACGTCTTTCATAAGCGAAAGCAGCAGAGTTTCCTTGTTATCCCGCTCCACGAAAAGGACTTTTTGTTCGACCTTTTCGGCGGTGGAGGAAACGGGACTCACCGACACCTGCATGGGATTGCGCAGAAGGCTGTTGGCCAGCCCTGTCACGGTATCCGGCATGGTGGCGGAGAAAAACAGCGTCTGCCGTTTTTGGGGCAGCGCGGAGATGATCCGTTTCACATCGGGGATGAAGCCCATGTCGAGCATCCGGTCGGCTTCGTCCAGAACGAAGATTTCCAGTTTGTCGAGGAATACGTGGCGCTGGTTCATCAGGTCGAGCAGGCGGCCCGGCGTGGCGATCAGGATGTCAACACCGCGGGACATGGCCCGAATCTGGTGGACGATGCTGACGCCGCCGAACGCCACGGTGTGGCTGACGCGCAGATGGCGGCCGTAGGTGCGGAAGCTTTCGCCGATCTGGTTGGCCAGTTCACGCGTGGGGGCCAGTATCAGCGCCCGCGGCGCGTTGCGCCGGAGCGGCAGTTTGGCTTCTGAGATCAGTTGAAGCATCGGTAACGCAAAGGCAGCCGTTTTGCCGGTGCCCGTTTGCGCACAGCCCAGTAAATCGCGCCCCAACAGCAGGTGCGGTATGGACTGCGCCTGTATCGGGGTGGGGGTCTCGTATTTCGCGTCGCGCAGCGCGCGGCGGAGGGGCTCCACCAACCCCAGGTGGTCAAAAGATGCAATGGTCATGCAATTGTTCCTAAATTTGAAGAAATCGTTTGGAAAAAGAAGGCGCCGCCCCGTTAACCCGGGGCGGGCCTGAATAGGTTGTCGGTATTACCAGGAGCGGCGGGGAGCCCGTTCCTTGCGTTCTTCGGCCTGGTTCACCTTCATCGGGCGGCCTTTAAGGTCTTTGCCATTCAGCGCTTCGATCGCGGCGGTGGCGTCTGCATCTTCCATTTCCACAAAGCCAAAACCGCGGCTG
It includes:
- a CDS encoding DEAD/DEAH box helicase, which produces MTIASFDHLGLVEPLRRALRDAKYETPTPIQAQSIPHLLLGRDLLGCAQTGTGKTAAFALPMLQLISEAKLPLRRNAPRALILAPTRELANQIGESFRTYGRHLRVSHTVAFGGVSIVHQIRAMSRGVDILIATPGRLLDLMNQRHVFLDKLEIFVLDEADRMLDMGFIPDVKRIISALPQKRQTLFFSATMPDTVTGLANSLLRNPMQVSVSPVSSTAEKVEQKVLFVERDNKETLLLSLMKDVSISRALIFTRTKHKANRVAEKLNKNNVIAEAIHGNKSQGARMLALKNFSAGRARVLVATDIASRGIDIKGVTHVINFEMPMEPEAYVHRIGRTARAGAAGIAISMCDGEERSILRAIERIIKASIPVDAEHPFHAAHLAHGPAGRSGGGPRRFNNQGGRPFRPSRPQGNRSYASR
- a CDS encoding type II secretion system protein: MKKTLSSGGFTLIELIMVIVILGILAAAAVPRFMDLSGNAQTAAAQAIAASLSSASSMNAAACKVKNAGALPAITTCAGAAALLEGGALPNGYTIGGTAPSCTVIHTATNTVATWPMIATTATACL
- a CDS encoding triose-phosphate isomerase; the protein is MRKKLIAGNWKLFNNAYETEALIKKLIDLRAAEMEADVVVAPPFTSLHAAHRVSGHSGIELAAQNVFWEEKGAFTGEVSPAMLLDAGCKWVIIGHSERRQYFGETDETVNRRINAALKAGLKPIVCVGETLRERETDQTTAVIGKQLEGGFAGIAAASFEKITIAYEPVWAIGTGKTATGQQAQDVHAFIRGWLDKKYGAGTAQIVRILYGGSVKSSNAAELMALPDIDGALVGGASLIADDFSAIIRLSAKAGK
- the rsmA gene encoding ribosomal RNA small subunit methyltransferase A, producing the protein MKKTRTWGNKPKLGQHFLADRSICQKIVEAAEIRPGDHVVEIGPGMGALTGLLASATPRLTLVEPDHELTLDLMLNHGGATLLKEKAEDVDFSAMDGPLIVVSNLPYYASVFIYKHLIAHKRNIARMVLMFQKEVARRIASAPGSRSYGSLSVLSGYHWAIEELFVVKPGAFRPPPKVDSAVLRFTPLKTPPVAVDETALFALVKAAFSQKRRILRNNLKGLYTAASLEQAMAAANLGSNARAEEIPLAAFAVLAGHLQKF
- a CDS encoding RNA-binding protein, which codes for MNIFVGNLPFGATETDLRSLFEAHGTVTSARIITDRETGRSRGFGFVEMEDADATAAIEALNGKDLKGRPMKVNQAEERKERAPRRSW
- the secG gene encoding preprotein translocase subunit SecG, with translation MFNTLLIIVHVFVALVLILVVLLQSGKGAGLGAGFGGSSQSVFGARGPQSFLGKFTTVSAILFMVTSLTLSVLSAGAGHRTVVDGIPADPKVDKANPAAPAAPAPATSGNIDPFQAVKEMQTKEAAAPQPSTAGETKGK